One region of Vanessa cardui chromosome 20, ilVanCard2.1, whole genome shotgun sequence genomic DNA includes:
- the LOC124538318 gene encoding UDP-glycosyltransferase UGT5-like, with translation MALHKISIVFLLLYCWQTVESASILALFSSLSFSDHIVFRGYISLLAQKGHSIVVMTPYPGHFGYPEAEKIVELNVGEESALFWEDYHKLMIDTDDYYSRMREINDHSIKLAVAQLKSKAMTALLVNPNVKFDLVITEADVPVLYAVADKYQVPHIAITTSSGKIHQYESKGSPIHPILYPDVNTLNYRNLSRWQKLVEINRYHQTRNEYYNNYLPRSEIAARKIFGLTKSLQEIEYDIDLLFVAANPILIGNRPSPPAITYVDRMHIKPGFQLPEELKRILDSATKGAVYFSLGAIQEPEHLSVNVLQTLADAFRELPFLVLWKIANTTMVDVPKNVIAHAWFPQQEVLAHPNVKAFITHGGARSLEEALFYEVPIIGFPIVRSRKVFIGEITRFGAGEIVDPYYLEKESLKEVIVSVATNEKYKESISKLKNMVVDPIISGPENAVWYTEYVLRHGGAKHLRSPAVGLSIFKYYMLDMFSILIFTSLTLLIASFYILRYILKRLRKRFFQRFDESGKFKAL, from the exons ATGGCGTTGCATAAAATATCAATTGTATTTCTTCTATTATATTGTTGGCAAACTGTAGAAAGTGCATCTATTCTCGCGCTGTTCTCTTCTCTATCTTTTTCTGACCACATTGTCTTCAGAGGATACATATCTCTTTTAGCTCAGAAAGGTCACTCGATTGTAGTAATGACACCTTACCCAGGCCACTTCGGTTATCCAGAGGCGGAAAAGATTGTCGAGTTAAATGTCGGAGAAGAATCTGCACTCTTTTGGGAAGACTACCATAAGCTAATGATAGACACTGACGATTATTATTCAAGAATGAGAGAAATTAATGACCATTCCATTAAATTAGCAGTTGCGCAATTAAAATCCAAAGCTATGACGGCATTGTTAGTAAATCCGAATGTTAAGTTCGACCTGGTTATTACGGAGGCCGATGTGCCAGTCTTGTATGCAGTAGCAGATAAGTATCAAGTTCCTCATATTGCTATAACAACTTCGAGTGGTAAGATACACCAGTACGAATCCAAAGGATCACCCATTCATCCGATATTATACCCCGATGTGAACACTCTTAACTACAGAAATTTAAGTCGGTGGCAGAAACTTGTGGAAATAAATCGGTATCATCAAACCCGAaatgaatattacaataattatcttCCACGTAGCGAAATTGCGGCTCGTAAGATATTCGGCCTTACAAAAAGTCTACAGGAAATCGAATATGATATAGATTTGTTATTTGTAGCTGCTAATCCTATATTAATCGGCAATAGACCAAGTCCGCCTGCAATAACATATGTGGACCGTATGCACATCAAACCTGGTTTTCAACTTCCAgag GAACTTAAAAGAATATTAGACTCTGCCACAAAAGGAGCTGTTTACTTCAGTCTTGGAGCCATTCAGGAACCAGAGCATCTGTCAGTAAATGTGTTACAGACTTTAGCTGATGCTTTTAGGGAGTTACCATTTTTAGTATTGTGGAAGATTGCTAACACTACTATGGTTGATGTACCTAAGAACGTAATTGCCCACGCCTGGTTCCCTCAACAGGAAGTACTAG ctcATCCAAATGTCAAAGCTTTTATTACACATGGTGGCGCGAGATCATTAGAGGAAGCTCTATTCTATGAAGTTCCAATAATTGGTTTTCCAATTGTGAGATCCAGAAAAGTTTTTATCGGAGAGATAACTCGTTTTGGAGCTGGAGAGATCGTAGATccatattatttagaaaaggaAAGCTTAAAGGAAGTTATTGTATCAGTCGCTACAAATGAAAA GTACAAGGAATCAATATCGAAATTGAAGAATATGGTGGTTGATCCAATTATATCAGGCCCTGAAAATGCAGTGTGGTATACAGAATATGTTTTGCGCCATGGAGGCGCTAAGCACCTAAGATCTCCAGCTGTAGGACTgagtattttcaaatattacatgCTGGATATGTTtagcattttaatatttacatctcTAACGTTGCTCATAGCTTCATTTTATATCTTACGCTACATTTTGAAACGCTTACGTAAGCGCTTCTTTCAAAGATTTGATGAATCCGGTAAATTCAAAGCTttgtaa
- the LOC124538450 gene encoding cyclin-dependent kinase 20: MNSDVTNYSVIGRIGEGAHGLVFKARHLPSGRVVALKKILIKNIDDGIPVNVLREIKALQLLRCKYIIKMYDMFPRGMSLVLVLEYMCYGLWEMLHHNQAELTLPRVKTYAQMLLKGTRYMHAHYIMHRDLKPANLLINHEGILKIADLGLARLYWPDGGRPYSHQVATRWYRAPELLYGARYYSEKVDLWSVGCIIAEIITKQPLFAGESDIEQLAIVLQRLGTPTEETWPNHSELPDYHKITFPESLPMSWNDLLPGVDADAVHLIKSFILYDAQKRISAKEALRHPWFQNWPLPASLQDMLKPSVIKPK; encoded by the exons atgAATAGTGACGTAACAAATTACTCAGTTATCGGGCGAATAGGTGAAGGCGCTCATGGTCTCGTGTTCAAAGCGCGTCACCTACCCTCGGGCCGAGTTGTCGCTCTAAAGAAAATCCTCATAAAGAACATAGACGATGGAATACCCGTTAATGTATTGCGAGAAATCAAAGCTCTGCAGCTTCTGCGATGCAAATAT ataataaagatGTATGACATGTTCCCTCGAGGTATGAGCCTCGTATTAGTTTTGGAATATATGTGCTATGGACTGTGGGAGATGCTGCATCACAACCAGGCAGAGTTGACCTTGCCACGAGTGAAAACTTACGCCCAAATGCTGTTAAAAGGAACGCGTTATATGCACGCACATTATATTATGCACAGG gacTTAAAACCGGCTAATCTTCTAATCAATCATGAAGGAATACTAAAAATTGCAGACTTAGGACTCGCCCGTTTGTACTGGCCCGATGGCGGTCGCCCTTATTCACACCAAGTTGCGACAcg gtGGTACCGCGCTCCAGAATTACTATACGGCGCAAGATATTATAGCGAAAAGGTCGATTTATGGTCGGTGGGGTGCATCATCgctgaaataataacaaaacaaccaCTTTTTGCA ggTGAATCCGATATTGAACAATTAGCAATAGTATTGCAGCGCTTGGGCACACCGACCGAGGAAACGTGGCCGAATCACTCGGAGCTCCCAGATTACCACAAAATAACATTCCCGGAATCATTACCGATGTCATGGAATGACCTCTTACCGGGAGTAGACGCTGATGCTGTACATCTTATAAAATCATTCATACTATATGACGCTCAAAAGAGGATTTCAGCCAAAGAG gcATTGAGACATCCCTGGTTCCAAAATTGGCCATTACCAGCGTCATTGCAAGACATGTTAAAGCCGAGTGTGATAAAACCGaaataa